Proteins encoded in a region of the Puniceibacterium sp. IMCC21224 genome:
- a CDS encoding cytochrome b/b6 domain-containing protein encodes MPLTNTTTRYGGVAKTLHWLTALGILLAIPLGLFANDAPFSNSEELATKALLFSLHKTLGVTIFLIAVLRILWALIQPKPAPLHPERRLESFLGETVHWLLYGSLILVPLTGWIHHAATTGFAPIWMPFGQSLPFVPKSQGVADATAALHIIFERVLLIALGLHIAGALKHHFIDRDATLRRMWPGSTTAGDPRQRHRGLVPMLSAVVMWVAALGVGAGLGAFQHKATAAQVAILDDAQGNWHVEDGTLALSVRQFGSEVTGQFADWTADIRFTQQDAPGKTGTVSVTVAIGSLTLGSVSAQAMGPDFFDADQFPTATFTADLIKSADGYVTDGILRLKGAEVPVSLPFQLHIDGDTAAMQGQVSLDRRDFAVGTSMSDESQLGFSVALDIALTAIRTSD; translated from the coding sequence ATGCCCCTGACCAACACCACCACCCGCTATGGTGGCGTCGCCAAGACGCTGCACTGGCTCACTGCGCTTGGCATTCTGCTGGCAATTCCGCTTGGGCTCTTTGCCAATGACGCCCCGTTTTCCAACAGCGAGGAACTCGCCACAAAAGCGTTGCTGTTTTCACTGCACAAGACGCTGGGGGTCACGATCTTTCTGATTGCCGTGCTGCGAATCCTCTGGGCCCTGATCCAGCCCAAACCCGCGCCGCTGCATCCCGAACGGCGGCTCGAATCGTTTCTGGGCGAAACCGTGCACTGGTTACTGTATGGCTCGCTGATACTCGTGCCATTGACAGGATGGATACACCATGCGGCTACCACCGGGTTCGCGCCAATCTGGATGCCGTTCGGGCAGTCGCTGCCGTTTGTTCCAAAATCGCAGGGCGTCGCGGACGCAACCGCCGCACTGCACATCATCTTTGAACGCGTGCTGCTCATCGCGCTGGGGCTGCATATCGCTGGGGCGCTGAAGCATCATTTTATCGACCGCGATGCCACTTTGCGTCGGATGTGGCCCGGTTCCACCACAGCGGGTGATCCGCGCCAACGCCACAGGGGACTGGTGCCCATGCTGTCTGCCGTTGTGATGTGGGTTGCCGCACTTGGCGTGGGCGCCGGGCTTGGTGCGTTCCAGCACAAGGCCACTGCGGCACAGGTCGCGATATTGGATGACGCACAGGGCAACTGGCATGTCGAAGACGGGACACTGGCCCTAAGCGTGAGGCAATTCGGATCAGAGGTCACTGGCCAATTCGCCGACTGGACGGCGGACATCCGGTTCACACAACAGGACGCCCCCGGCAAGACCGGCACAGTGTCCGTGACCGTCGCCATCGGATCTCTGACGCTGGGATCGGTCAGCGCGCAGGCGATGGGTCCGGATTTCTTTGATGCAGACCAATTCCCGACCGCCACGTTTACCGCCGATCTGATTAAGTCCGCCGATGGCTACGTGACTGATGGGATCCTGCGCCTCAAGGGGGCCGAAGTGCCGGTAAGTTTACCGTTCCAGCTGCACATTGATGGCGACACCGCAGCGATGCAGGGACAGGTATCGCTGGATCGGCGTGA
- the fabD gene encoding ACP S-malonyltransferase: MSRAFVFPGQGAQTIGMGRDLAEAYPAAKAVFEEVDAALGENLSGLIWDGDAEVLQLTENAQPALMAMSLACMRALESEGVGIDSAAYVAGHSLGEYSALTAAGALSITDAARLLRARGRAMQEAVPVGVGAMAALLGLDFATVTEIANEAAGDDICAAANDNDPAQVVVSGHKAAVERAVELAKARGARRAVILPVSAPFHCALMEPAARVMAEALADVDIRQPAVPLVANVTAAAVDTPAAIRSLLITQVTGAVRWRESVSWMAAQGVSEIWEIGAGKALSGMIRRIARDVATRSIQGPDDIRSTLEA, encoded by the coding sequence ATGAGCCGCGCATTCGTTTTCCCCGGACAAGGGGCGCAGACCATCGGCATGGGGCGCGACCTGGCCGAGGCGTATCCGGCGGCGAAAGCCGTGTTCGAAGAGGTTGACGCGGCACTGGGGGAAAACCTGAGCGGTCTGATCTGGGATGGTGACGCCGAGGTGCTGCAATTGACCGAAAATGCACAACCAGCGCTAATGGCGATGTCACTGGCCTGCATGCGCGCGCTCGAATCCGAAGGCGTCGGGATCGACAGCGCCGCGTATGTGGCCGGGCATTCTCTGGGGGAATATAGTGCGCTCACCGCTGCTGGGGCGCTGAGCATTACCGATGCGGCACGCCTGCTGCGCGCCCGAGGCCGCGCGATGCAAGAGGCTGTGCCGGTTGGTGTCGGCGCGATGGCGGCGCTTTTGGGGCTGGATTTCGCAACCGTGACCGAAATCGCAAACGAGGCGGCAGGGGACGATATCTGCGCGGCGGCCAATGACAACGATCCGGCGCAGGTGGTTGTCTCGGGCCACAAAGCAGCGGTCGAACGGGCTGTAGAGTTGGCAAAGGCCCGTGGCGCCCGGCGCGCTGTGATCCTGCCGGTCAGCGCACCATTTCATTGTGCGCTGATGGAGCCAGCGGCGCGTGTGATGGCCGAAGCGTTGGCCGACGTCGACATTCGCCAGCCTGCGGTGCCACTGGTGGCGAATGTAACTGCTGCGGCAGTGGACACACCCGCAGCGATCCGGTCGTTGCTGATTACCCAAGTTACGGGGGCCGTTCGTTGGCGCGAATCCGTCTCTTGGATGGCGGCGCAGGGTGTGAGCGAAATCTGGGAGATCGGTGCAGGTAAGGCGCTGTCGGGAATGATCCGGCGGATTGCACGCGATGTTGCAACGCGCAGCATTCAGGGGCCCGACGACATTCGTTCGACACTCGAGGCGTAA
- the fabG gene encoding 3-oxoacyl-ACP reductase FabG — protein MFDLSGKTALVTGASGGIGAEIARCLHGAGASVGLSGTRTEPLEALAAELGERAYVLPCNLSETDAVVALPKQAIEAMGAVDILVNNAGITRDNLFMRMSDDEWQSVIDVNLTAAFRLSKGVLRGMMKARWGRIVNITSVVGATGNPGQGNYAAAKAGLVGMSKSLAYEVASRGITVNAVAPGFIATAMTDKLSDDQKTAIMGQIPVGRMGDPSEIAAAVLYLSSPEAAYVTGTTLHVNGGMAML, from the coding sequence ATGTTTGATCTGAGTGGCAAGACAGCGCTGGTGACTGGCGCGTCCGGGGGTATCGGTGCCGAGATTGCGCGCTGCTTGCATGGAGCCGGGGCCAGTGTCGGCCTCAGCGGTACTCGCACGGAACCCCTTGAGGCTCTGGCCGCAGAGTTGGGAGAGCGCGCGTATGTTCTGCCGTGCAACCTGAGTGAGACGGACGCGGTCGTTGCGTTGCCGAAGCAGGCGATCGAGGCGATGGGGGCCGTCGACATTCTGGTTAATAATGCCGGTATCACCCGCGACAATCTATTTATGCGGATGTCGGACGACGAATGGCAATCGGTGATTGATGTGAACCTGACTGCGGCTTTTCGGTTGAGCAAGGGAGTTCTGCGCGGAATGATGAAGGCGCGCTGGGGGCGCATCGTCAACATCACGTCGGTTGTGGGCGCCACCGGAAACCCTGGGCAGGGGAATTATGCCGCCGCCAAGGCAGGTCTTGTCGGCATGTCCAAGTCGCTGGCCTATGAGGTGGCGTCGCGTGGCATCACGGTCAATGCCGTGGCGCCCGGTTTTATCGCCACCGCGATGACGGACAAACTCAGCGACGACCAGAAGACGGCGATCATGGGCCAAATTCCGGTTGGCCGCATGGGTGATCCGTCCGAGATCGCGGCGGCAGTTCTGTATCTTTCCAGTCCCGAGGCCGCCTATGTGACTGGCACGACCTTGCATGTGAATGGCGGAATGGCCATGCTTTGA
- a CDS encoding acyl carrier protein, with protein MSDVADRVKKIVVEHLSVEESKVVESASFIDDLGADSLDTVELVMAFEEEFGIEIPDDAAENIQTFGDAVKFISEA; from the coding sequence ATGAGCGACGTCGCAGACCGCGTTAAAAAGATTGTGGTTGAGCATCTGAGTGTGGAAGAGAGCAAGGTTGTTGAATCTGCCTCTTTCATCGATGATCTGGGCGCAGACAGCCTCGACACAGTCGAGCTGGTGATGGCATTTGAAGAGGAGTTCGGCATCGAGATCCCGGACGACGCCGCCGAAAACATCCAGACCTTTGGCGACGCGGTCAAGTTCATCAGCGAAGCCTGA
- a CDS encoding Fe(3+) ABC transporter substrate-binding protein, producing MHFRVTTALAALAAATPALAEVNIYSQRQPELIAPITDAFTAATGIETNVVYLDQGLTERLEAEGSRSPADIVMTVDIARVSQTVEAGVTQPVESAVLHENIPEAFRGADNSWFAVTSRARIVYASKDRVADGEITTYEDLTDPKWQGRICTRSGTHPYNLALLSAMIAHHGADEAKVWAEGIKANLARKPQGNDRAQVKAIWAGECDIALGNTYYMGKMLEDPEQTEWANSVRIVFPVFEDGGTHMNISGVAMTAAAPHPEDALTFMEFLASPEAQAVYAEVNYEFPVTPGVPASKLVASWGTFTPDTISLDSLPPLRADALRIMEEVNFDG from the coding sequence TTGCATTTTCGCGTCACAACCGCACTCGCCGCCCTAGCTGCCGCCACGCCAGCCCTGGCCGAGGTCAACATCTATTCGCAGCGCCAGCCCGAACTGATCGCACCGATCACCGATGCCTTTACTGCTGCGACAGGGATCGAAACCAACGTGGTATATCTGGATCAGGGCCTGACCGAACGGCTCGAGGCCGAAGGATCGCGCAGCCCGGCGGACATCGTCATGACCGTTGATATTGCCCGCGTTTCGCAAACCGTTGAGGCAGGCGTCACACAGCCGGTCGAAAGCGCCGTGCTGCACGAGAATATCCCCGAGGCATTTCGCGGCGCCGACAACAGCTGGTTTGCTGTCACCTCACGCGCCCGGATCGTCTACGCGAGCAAAGACCGTGTCGCAGATGGTGAGATCACGACATACGAGGATCTGACCGATCCAAAATGGCAGGGCCGCATCTGCACCCGTTCGGGCACGCATCCCTACAACCTTGCGCTGCTGTCGGCGATGATCGCACATCACGGCGCGGATGAAGCCAAGGTCTGGGCCGAAGGCATCAAGGCCAACCTCGCCCGCAAGCCGCAGGGCAACGACCGCGCGCAAGTCAAGGCGATCTGGGCCGGCGAGTGTGACATCGCGCTTGGCAACACCTACTACATGGGAAAAATGCTGGAAGATCCGGAACAGACCGAATGGGCCAATTCGGTGCGCATCGTGTTTCCGGTCTTTGAAGACGGCGGAACGCACATGAACATCTCTGGCGTTGCAATGACCGCAGCCGCACCGCATCCCGAAGATGCTCTGACATTCATGGAATTCCTCGCCTCACCCGAAGCGCAGGCGGTCTATGCTGAAGTGAACTATGAATTCCCGGTCACGCCCGGCGTTCCAGCATCGAAACTGGTTGCCTCGTGGGGGACATTCACACCGGACACGATCAGCCTCGACTCGCTGCCGCCGCTGCGCGCAGATGCACTGCGGATCATGGAAGAAGTCAATTTCGACGGCTGA
- the mazG gene encoding nucleoside triphosphate pyrophosphohydrolase codes for MTDALIHDPKGGMPRLIEIMRRLRDPQTGCPWDIEQDFASIAPYTIEEAYEVADAIERAAWDELKGELGDLLLQSVYHTQMASEAGLFDFNDVANAIADKMVARHPHVFGDESNAKSAEQQTHDWEQIKAAERASKAETGVLDGVAMGLPALMRAVKLQKRAARVGFDWPTTDEVIDKIVEEAQELREAEGAAHREEEFGDLLFVMANLARHLEIDPEAALRAANAKFTRRFGSIEAALAAEGRKPADSDLAEMDALWDAAKAAEKRGD; via the coding sequence ATGACAGACGCCCTGATCCACGACCCCAAAGGCGGGATGCCACGCCTGATCGAAATCATGCGCCGCCTGCGCGATCCTCAGACCGGCTGCCCTTGGGATATCGAGCAGGATTTTGCCTCGATCGCGCCGTACACCATCGAAGAGGCCTATGAGGTTGCCGACGCGATCGAGCGCGCGGCTTGGGACGAGCTAAAGGGCGAATTGGGCGACCTGTTGCTGCAATCGGTCTATCACACGCAGATGGCGTCCGAGGCTGGGTTGTTCGATTTCAACGATGTGGCCAATGCCATCGCAGACAAGATGGTGGCACGTCATCCTCATGTCTTTGGCGATGAAAGCAACGCCAAAAGCGCCGAGCAGCAAACCCATGACTGGGAGCAGATCAAGGCGGCGGAACGTGCCTCCAAGGCGGAAACCGGTGTGCTGGACGGTGTGGCGATGGGATTGCCTGCGCTGATGCGGGCGGTCAAGCTACAGAAACGCGCCGCACGTGTCGGGTTCGACTGGCCAACAACGGACGAGGTAATCGACAAGATTGTCGAAGAAGCACAAGAGCTGCGCGAAGCTGAGGGCGCGGCCCACCGTGAAGAAGAATTCGGTGATCTGCTGTTTGTCATGGCCAACCTTGCCCGCCATCTGGAGATAGATCCCGAGGCCGCACTGCGCGCGGCCAACGCTAAATTCACCCGCCGCTTTGGCTCGATCGAGGCGGCGCTGGCGGCAGAGGGGCGCAAGCCTGCCGACAGTGACCTTGCTGAGATGGACGCACTCTGGGACGCCGCCAAAGCCGCCGAAAAGCGCGGAGACTAG
- a CDS encoding M20 aminoacylase family protein: MPVINRIAEFAEDMTAWRRHLHQHPELGLECHQTAEFVADKLREFGVDEVHQGLATSGVVGVIRGRGPGPVTGLRADMDALPMAEETGADWASTIPGRMHACGHDGHTTMLLGAARYLAETRNFSGSVALIFQPAEETIGGGRIMVEEGMMERFSIDQVYALHTDPFGDLGEFRTRPGPIMAAVDDWTITVRGKGGHAAYPQDCSDPMPCALAIGQALQTIVSRNANPLAAAVVSLTQVHGGTAHNIIPEKVTLAGTTRTFDADLRDLAEARLRAIAAGQAASYGVTAEVDYERNYPPTVNHAEQTQLAVQVARSVSGQVIDDLAPEMGAEDFSYMLNSRPGAFLFLGQGKGPSVHHPKFDFNDAAAPYGASFFAELIARLQPPE; encoded by the coding sequence ATGCCAGTCATCAACCGGATTGCAGAATTCGCCGAAGATATGACCGCATGGCGGCGTCATCTGCATCAACACCCTGAACTGGGGCTGGAGTGTCATCAGACGGCTGAATTTGTAGCAGACAAGCTGCGCGAATTTGGTGTCGACGAGGTGCACCAGGGGTTGGCGACCAGTGGCGTGGTGGGGGTGATCCGTGGGCGTGGTCCGGGGCCTGTCACTGGCTTGCGCGCTGATATGGATGCGCTGCCGATGGCGGAAGAGACCGGGGCGGACTGGGCGTCGACCATCCCCGGCCGGATGCATGCCTGTGGCCATGATGGTCACACCACGATGCTGCTGGGCGCGGCGCGGTATCTGGCCGAGACGCGAAATTTCAGCGGCTCCGTGGCGCTGATCTTTCAGCCTGCCGAAGAGACGATTGGCGGCGGGCGCATCATGGTCGAAGAGGGCATGATGGAGCGGTTTAGCATAGATCAGGTCTATGCCCTGCACACCGATCCGTTTGGCGATCTGGGCGAATTTCGCACCAGGCCGGGGCCGATCATGGCGGCGGTGGATGACTGGACCATCACGGTGCGTGGCAAGGGCGGGCATGCCGCCTATCCGCAGGATTGCAGCGATCCGATGCCCTGCGCGCTGGCCATCGGGCAGGCACTGCAAACCATCGTGTCGCGCAATGCCAATCCGCTGGCGGCCGCAGTGGTATCGTTGACCCAGGTGCATGGTGGCACGGCCCACAACATTATCCCCGAAAAGGTGACACTTGCAGGCACGACGCGCACCTTTGACGCTGATTTGCGCGATCTAGCCGAGGCGCGTTTGCGTGCAATCGCTGCCGGGCAGGCGGCCAGCTATGGTGTCACGGCTGAGGTGGATTATGAGCGGAATTACCCGCCGACGGTCAACCACGCCGAGCAGACGCAGTTGGCGGTTCAGGTGGCGCGGTCAGTGTCAGGCCAGGTGATCGACGATTTAGCGCCCGAGATGGGAGCCGAGGATTTTTCCTATATGCTGAACAGCCGCCCTGGCGCATTTCTGTTTCTGGGGCAGGGCAAAGGGCCGTCGGTGCATCATCCAAAATTTGATTTCAATGATGCCGCCGCCCCCTATGGCGCGTCGTTCTTTGCTGAACTGATCGCGCGGTTGCAGCCGCCAGAGTGA
- a CDS encoding M20 aminoacylase family protein → MPVLNRIAAFSDEMTGWRRHLHQHPELGLECHNTARFVIDKLKEFGITDIHEGIATSGVVAIIEGRGDGPTIGLRADMDALPMDETSGVAYASTVPGKMHACGHDGHTTMLLGAAKYLAETRNFSGRVALIFQPAEEGEGGGRIMVEEGMMDRFDIAQVYGIHNAPGDPVGHIGTNPGALMAGVDTFWVDVQGVGGHGAMPYQTRDPIMAAVAMVQSLQTIVSRNINALDRVVVTVTQIHAGSGTNIIPDTAQIVGTVRTFRPEMQALVKERMATIVEHQAAVFGMTADLTYEDGYPPTVNHPEQTALAAAVARDVVGAERVNEAADPIMAAEDFSYMLQARPGAYLFLGQGDTASCHHPAYDFCDEIAPVGATFFARLVETAQPV, encoded by the coding sequence ATGCCCGTTCTCAATCGCATTGCCGCTTTTTCGGATGAAATGACGGGCTGGCGTCGCCATTTGCACCAGCATCCCGAACTGGGTCTGGAATGTCATAATACCGCCCGCTTTGTCATTGATAAGCTAAAGGAATTCGGGATCACCGACATTCACGAAGGCATCGCCACCAGTGGCGTTGTCGCGATTATCGAGGGACGGGGTGATGGCCCCACCATCGGGTTGCGCGCCGATATGGACGCCCTGCCGATGGACGAGACCAGCGGCGTGGCCTATGCCTCGACCGTGCCGGGCAAGATGCACGCCTGCGGCCATGACGGCCATACGACCATGCTGCTGGGGGCGGCGAAATATCTGGCTGAGACGCGCAATTTCTCGGGTCGGGTGGCGCTGATCTTTCAGCCCGCCGAAGAGGGCGAAGGCGGTGGCCGCATCATGGTCGAAGAAGGCATGATGGACAGGTTCGACATCGCGCAGGTGTACGGCATCCACAACGCGCCCGGTGACCCGGTGGGTCATATCGGAACCAACCCCGGTGCGCTGATGGCGGGGGTCGATACCTTTTGGGTTGATGTACAGGGCGTCGGGGGCCATGGCGCGATGCCTTATCAGACCCGTGATCCGATCATGGCGGCAGTGGCGATGGTGCAATCGCTTCAAACGATTGTTAGCCGCAATATCAATGCGTTAGATCGCGTTGTTGTGACGGTGACGCAGATCCACGCCGGGTCGGGTACCAACATCATTCCAGACACGGCGCAGATCGTTGGCACGGTACGCACCTTTCGTCCCGAAATGCAGGCACTGGTGAAAGAGCGCATGGCCACCATTGTCGAACATCAGGCGGCGGTGTTCGGAATGACGGCTGATCTCACATATGAGGATGGCTATCCCCCGACGGTAAACCACCCGGAACAGACGGCACTGGCCGCTGCGGTGGCGCGCGATGTGGTCGGGGCTGAGCGTGTGAACGAGGCCGCTGACCCGATTATGGCAGCCGAGGATTTCTCGTATATGTTGCAGGCGCGGCCTGGGGCGTATCTGTTCCTCGGGCAGGGCGATACTGCGTCCTGCCATCATCCGGCGTATGATTTCTGTGACGAGATCGCGCCGGTCGGGGCGACCTTTTTTGCCAGGCTGGTTGAAACCGCCCAGCCGGTATAG
- the speB gene encoding agmatinase — MALEDAKNQIDQAFTRDNLRGLSYENAFGGATSFLRRRYTKDLTGVDVAVTGIPFDQSVTNRPGTRLGPRAIREASSLQPYDPPYGWGFDPLGEFAVVDYGDVAFDYAKVSAFPEAVTAHIRGILASGAASVVLGGDHFITLPILRAYVEKFGPVALVQFDAHSDSWVDDDPERIDHGTFVYKAVREGLILPEKSVAIGIRTENPDTMGVHIIDAPEVHRTGPSAVAARVHEIVGDTPCYLTFDIDCLDPAFAPGTGTPVWGGLSSAQAAVILREIAGLNVLGGDVVEVSPPFDNTGATAVAGAHVAMEILCLWGWTRRVG, encoded by the coding sequence ATGGCACTTGAAGACGCAAAAAACCAGATTGATCAGGCGTTTACCCGCGATAATTTGCGTGGTCTGAGCTATGAAAACGCCTTTGGTGGCGCGACCTCTTTTCTGCGCCGCCGCTATACCAAGGATCTGACCGGTGTTGATGTGGCGGTGACGGGCATTCCGTTCGATCAGTCCGTCACCAACCGGCCCGGCACCCGGCTGGGCCCCCGCGCCATCCGCGAAGCGAGCAGCCTGCAACCATATGATCCGCCTTATGGCTGGGGCTTTGATCCGCTGGGTGAATTTGCGGTGGTGGATTATGGCGACGTGGCGTTTGACTATGCCAAGGTCAGCGCCTTTCCCGAGGCAGTGACCGCGCATATCCGGGGGATTCTTGCGTCGGGGGCCGCGTCGGTGGTGCTGGGCGGCGATCATTTCATCACTCTGCCGATTCTGCGGGCTTATGTTGAAAAATTCGGTCCGGTGGCGCTGGTGCAATTTGATGCCCATTCCGACAGCTGGGTCGATGATGACCCGGAACGGATCGACCACGGGACCTTTGTGTACAAGGCGGTGCGCGAGGGGCTGATCCTGCCGGAAAAATCCGTGGCCATCGGTATCCGCACCGAAAACCCTGACACCATGGGCGTGCATATCATCGACGCGCCCGAGGTGCACCGCACCGGCCCGTCTGCGGTGGCGGCGCGGGTGCACGAGATTGTCGGCGACACCCCGTGCTATCTGACGTTTGACATCGATTGCCTCGACCCCGCCTTTGCGCCGGGCACCGGAACGCCGGTCTGGGGCGGGTTAAGTTCGGCGCAGGCAGCTGTTATCCTGCGGGAAATCGCCGGTTTGAACGTTCTGGGCGGCGATGTGGTTGAGGTCTCGCCACCTTTCGACAATACCGGAGCGACGGCGGTGGCCGGAGCCCATGTGGCGATGGAGATTCTGTGCCTTTGGGGCTGGACGCGACGAGTTGGATGA
- a CDS encoding DUF1499 domain-containing protein — translation MIFWIIVLAIVGCLVWIRLAPSNPEVWNVDPMVTADQDLASGVRRGFQGGRPTMEVLDRVILATPRTEILAGSIDAGLITYVTRSEWMGFPDYTTVQLNDDRVELYARLRFGQSDMGTNKARVEGWLSAVAAQQGD, via the coding sequence ATGATATTCTGGATCATTGTGCTGGCAATTGTGGGCTGTCTTGTGTGGATTCGGCTTGCCCCTTCCAACCCTGAGGTGTGGAATGTCGATCCGATGGTAACTGCGGATCAGGATCTGGCGAGTGGTGTGCGGCGCGGTTTTCAGGGCGGGCGCCCGACAATGGAAGTTCTGGATCGCGTCATCCTAGCCACCCCCCGGACCGAGATTCTTGCGGGGTCGATTGATGCGGGCCTGATCACCTATGTCACACGCTCTGAATGGATGGGCTTCCCGGATTACACCACGGTGCAGTTGAACGACGACAGGGTGGAACTCTATGCCCGCCTGCGCTTTGGCCAGTCGGATATGGGCACCAACAAGGCGCGGGTCGAAGGATGGCTGAGTGCTGTTGCGGCCCAGCAGGGCGATTGA
- the prfA gene encoding peptide chain release factor 1: MVPAERLAQITQRFEYLEARMAQGGGDVATFGREYAELKPVVDQIAAWRRLVDGIAEAEALCSDPEMRALAEDELQELRRALPESERVLLVALLPRDAADTRPAMLEIRPGTGGDEAALFAADLLRMYQRYAEAQGWRVDIIEEQTTELGGIKEVIAHVTGTDVFARLKFESGVHRVQRVPSTESGGRIHTSAATVAVLPEAEEVDIKIDANDLRIDTMRSSGAGGQHVNTTDSAVRITHIPSGIVVTSSEKSQHRNREIAMQVLRTRLFDMERQKADSARSADRKAQVGSGDRSERIRTYNFPQGRMTDHRINLTLYKLDQVMQGDLDEVIDALTADAQASALAEMGG, encoded by the coding sequence ATGGTTCCTGCAGAGCGTCTTGCCCAGATCACCCAGCGTTTCGAATATCTTGAGGCCAGGATGGCCCAGGGGGGTGGCGACGTTGCGACCTTTGGTCGGGAATACGCCGAACTGAAACCCGTGGTGGATCAGATTGCTGCGTGGCGCCGCCTGGTCGATGGCATCGCCGAGGCCGAGGCGCTGTGCTCAGATCCCGAGATGCGCGCATTGGCCGAAGATGAATTGCAAGAGCTGCGCCGTGCATTGCCAGAGTCCGAGCGCGTTTTGCTGGTGGCCCTGTTGCCGCGCGATGCCGCCGACACCCGACCGGCGATGCTGGAAATCCGGCCCGGTACGGGCGGGGATGAGGCCGCATTGTTCGCCGCTGACCTGCTTCGGATGTACCAGCGCTATGCCGAGGCGCAGGGATGGCGCGTCGATATCATCGAAGAGCAGACAACCGAACTGGGCGGAATCAAGGAAGTGATCGCCCATGTCACCGGCACCGATGTCTTTGCCCGTCTCAAGTTCGAAAGCGGCGTTCACCGTGTCCAGCGTGTCCCGTCGACCGAAAGCGGCGGACGTATCCACACCTCTGCCGCAACAGTGGCCGTTCTGCCCGAGGCCGAAGAGGTCGACATAAAGATCGACGCTAACGACCTGCGCATCGACACCATGCGTAGTTCTGGGGCTGGCGGGCAGCACGTCAACACCACTGATTCGGCGGTACGGATCACGCATATCCCGTCGGGCATTGTCGTCACCTCGTCGGAAAAGTCGCAGCACCGCAACCGCGAGATTGCCATGCAGGTGCTACGGACCCGCCTGTTCGATATGGAACGGCAAAAGGCTGACAGCGCCCGATCCGCTGATCGCAAGGCGCAGGTGGGCAGCGGCGACCGGTCGGAACGAATCCGCACCTACAACTTTCCCCAAGGCAGGATGACCGATCACCGCATCAATCTGACGCTTTATAAGCTGGATCAGGTGATGCAGGGCGATCTGGACGAAGTGATTGACGCGCTGACCGCCGATGCACAGGCCAGCGCATTGGCCGAGATGGGCGGATGA
- the prmC gene encoding peptide chain release factor N(5)-glutamine methyltransferase, whose amino-acid sequence MSAVATGSQLLARATRTLNAADVPDAGRDARRLLAHVLRVPAGRLTLFLPEPVEADLAANFDALIERRALRVPVSHLTGRRLFYGREFLVTPEVLDPRPETETLIEAALAEPFERVLDLGTGSGCIVLTLVSEMAGSIGVGTDLSDAALNVAFWNRNALKLESRVSLVQGSWFDPITGQAPFDLIVSNPPYIAMDEMPGLSPEVREFEPHLALTDGGDGLLCHAAICRAAPAHLAPGGRLMIEIGPTQARDVCDMMTRAGLTDLRVIADLDGRDRVVLGINPRK is encoded by the coding sequence ATGAGCGCAGTCGCCACTGGTTCGCAACTTCTGGCGCGCGCGACCCGAACCCTGAACGCCGCCGACGTGCCCGATGCCGGGCGTGATGCGCGCCGGTTGCTGGCGCATGTGTTGCGGGTGCCTGCCGGACGGCTGACGCTGTTTTTGCCCGAACCTGTCGAGGCAGATCTTGCCGCGAACTTTGACGCGTTGATCGAACGTCGCGCCCTGCGTGTGCCTGTATCGCATCTGACCGGGCGCCGCCTGTTTTACGGACGCGAATTTCTGGTGACGCCCGAGGTGCTGGACCCGCGCCCCGAAACCGAAACGTTGATCGAGGCGGCGCTGGCCGAACCGTTCGAACGGGTTCTGGATCTGGGTACTGGATCGGGTTGTATCGTGCTGACGCTGGTCTCTGAAATGGCTGGCAGCATCGGTGTTGGCACTGACCTCAGCGATGCGGCGCTGAACGTCGCGTTCTGGAACCGCAACGCTCTGAAGCTGGAATCGCGGGTGTCGCTGGTACAGGGCAGTTGGTTCGATCCGATCACGGGGCAGGCGCCGTTCGACCTGATCGTGTCGAACCCGCCCTATATCGCCATGGACGAAATGCCTGGGCTGTCGCCCGAAGTGCGCGAGTTTGAACCGCACCTGGCCCTGACTGACGGGGGCGATGGGTTGCTGTGTCACGCCGCGATCTGTCGTGCCGCGCCTGCGCATTTGGCCCCCGGCGGGCGGCTGATGATCGAAATTGGCCCGACCCAGGCGCGGGACGTCTGCGACATGATGACCCGGGCGGGTCTGACGGATTTGCGGGTTATTGCTGATTTGGATGGCCGCGACCGTGTGGTTTTGGGCATAAACCCGCGAAAATAG